One window of the Nicotiana tabacum cultivar K326 chromosome 4, ASM71507v2, whole genome shotgun sequence genome contains the following:
- the LOC107779013 gene encoding protein KINESIN LIGHT CHAIN-RELATED 3 produces the protein MPGVVMDEIHEEVEVKELKENGNSTPCKENAVVNESPEGALTPQNPANGGAVYAADGVVEPSIEELYENVCEMQSSDQSPSRPSYGSDGDESRIDSELRHLVGGEMREVEIIEEDEEVQMPENDDSLCDSGSKKETSSDVKLDNSLSSSAKTPSSGKPKTPSQLELESETSAKSNPKGRKPSIEKKNENNSRKAVVGGISRSKKSSPASGSKLKNGTEDSSDSGLDNPDLGPFLLKQARDLISGGDNPHKALDLAHRAAKSFEKCANGKPSLDVVMCLHVTAAIYCNLGQYSDAIPLLEHSLEIPVVEEGQEHALAKFAGYMQLGDTYAMLGQLENSIISYTTGLEIQRQVLGDSDPRVGETCRYLAEAHVQALEFDQAEKLCQLALDIHKENGSPPSLEEAADRRLMGLICESKGDHEAALEHLVLASMAMVANGQEAEVASVDCSIGDTYLSLNRYDEAIFAYQKALTALKSSKGENHPAVASVFVRLADLYNRTGKLRDSKSYCENALRIYGKPIPGIAPEEIACGLTDVSAIYESMSELDQALKLLQRALKIYNNAPGQQNTIAGIEAQMGVIFYMLGKYSESYNSFKSAISKLRASGEKKSAFFGIALNQMGLACVQRYAINEAVELFEEARGIMEQEYGPYHPETLGVYSNLAGTYDAVGRLDEAIEILEYIVGVREEKLGTANPDVDDEKKRLAELLKEAGRSRNRKARSLENLLDANHHPNTINNDGIKV, from the exons ATGCCTGGAGTTGTTATGGATGAAATTCATGAAGAAGTTGAGGTTaaagaattgaaggaaaatgGAAATTCAACACCTTGTAAAGAGAATGCAGTTGTGAATGAGTCCCCTGAGGGTGCTTTGACTCCTCAAAATCCTGCGAACGGGGGCGCGGTGTATGCAGCTGATGGGGTGGTTGAGCCCTCCATTGAGGAGCTCTATGAGAATGTGTGTGAGATGCAGAGCTCTGATCAATCTCCATCTAGGCCTAGTTATGGGTCAGATGGTGATGAATCCAGGATTGACTCAGAGCTTCGCCATCTTGTGGGCGGAGAAATGAGGGAAGTGGAGATAATTGAGGAGGATGAGGAAGTGCAAATGCCAGAGAATGATGACTCTCTCTGCGATTCTGGCTCTAAGAAGGAAACCTCTTCTGATGTGAAGTTGGATAATTCCCTATCCTCAAGTGCAAAGACCCCTTCATCAGGGAAACCCAAGACACCCTCCCAGTTGGAGTTGGAATCAGAAACTTCAGCAAAATCAAATCCAAAGGGGAGGAAACCTTccattgaaaagaaaaatgaaaataattctAGGAAGGCTGTTGTGGGAGGTATATCAAGGAGTAAGAAGAGTTCACCTGCTTCGGGGTCAAAATTGAAGAATGGAACTGAGGATTCATCTGATTCCGGTTTAGACAATCCTGACCTTGGCCCTTTCCTTCTTAAGCAAGCAAGAGATTTGATTTCTGGTGGGGATAATCCCCATAAGGCTCTTGACTTGGCTCATCGAGCGGCAAAGTCATTTGAGAAATGTGCCAATGGAAAGCCTAGTTTGGATGTGGTCATGTGTTTGCATGTGACTGCAGCAATATACTGCAATTTGGGCCAGTACAGTGATGCCATTCCACTGCTAGAGCACTCGTTGGAAATTCCGGTGGTTGAAGAAGGTCAAGAACATGCCCTTGCCAAATTTGCTGGTTACATGCAATTGGGTGATACTTATGCAATGTTGGGCCAACTTGAGAACTCAATTATTTCTTACACCACCGGTCTGGAAATACAAAGGCAAGTGTTGGGAGATAGTGACCCCAGAGTCGGTGAGACCTGTCGATATCTAGCTGAAgctcatgttcaggctttggagTTTGATCAAGCTGAGAAGCTTTGTCAGTTGGCTCTTGACATACATAAAGAGAATGGTTCACCACCTTCCTTAGAGGAGGCAGCAGACAGGAGGCTGATGGGACTAATTTGTGAGTCAAAAGGAGACCATGAGGCTGCTCTCGAGCATCTTGTTTTGGCCAGTATGGCGATGGTGGCCAATGGGCAAGAAGCGGAAGTGGCATCTGTTGATTGTAGCATTGGAGACACATATTTGTCTCTGAACAGGTATGATGAAGCCATTTTTGCTTACCAAAAGGCACTCACAGCTCTCAAGTCTAGCAAAGGAGAAAACCATCCTGCTGTTGCTTCCGTTTTTGTCCGTTTGGCCGACTTGTACAACAGGACAGGAAAGCTAAGGGACTCAAAGTCATACTGTGAGAATGCCCTCAGGATATATGGGAAGCCCATACCTGGGATTGCTCCAGAGGAGATTGCTTGTGGTCTTACGGATGTTTCTGCCATTTATGAGTCGATGAGCGAGCTTGATCAGGCGCTCAAGTTGCTACAGAGAGCGCTAAAGATTTATAACAATgcccctgggcagcagaatactATAGCGGGAATTGAAGCCCAAATGGGGGTAATCTTTTATATGTTAGGAAAATATTCTGAATCTTATAACTCCTTTAAAAGTGCAATTTCAAAGCTCAGAGCAAGTGGAGAGAAGAAGTCAGCCTTCTTCGGAATTGCCCTTAACCAAATGGGGCTTGCTTGTGTACAGCGTTATGCGATAAATGAGGCAGTCGAGTTGTTTGAAGAAGCAAGGGGAATTATGGAGCAAGAATATGGACCCTACCACCCCGAGACATTGGGAGTGTATAGCAACCTTGCTGGCACCTATGATGCTGTGGGCAG GTTGGATGAAGCTATTGAAATACTGGAATACATTGTTGGGGTGAGAGAGGAAAAGCTAGGGACGGCAAATCCAGACGTCGATGATGAAAAGAAGAGGTTAGCTGAGCTATTGAAGGAGGCTGGCAGGTCTCGAAATAGAAAAGCCAGATCACTGGAGAATCTACTCGACGCTAATCACCATCCTAATACTATAAATAATGATGGCATTAAAGTATGA